A region of Roseofilum capinflatum BLCC-M114 DNA encodes the following proteins:
- a CDS encoding metal ABC transporter permease → MVLETELSRAIELFQFAFMQRALMGGVLMGVMGGLLGSFTILRQLSFFSDALGHSALLGISLGLLLGLNPSFVILPFAVIFALVVNTFLERTQLWTDALLNIVYSSSLALAIITLSLIGQYKGGINNLLFGDILALQNFDLILSSVLLLICIGFIGLTVRTQMMVTLHEPMAIARGVSVQSHRTAFIVLLSLVVGVAIKAIGVLLVSAFIVIPACSARLLTHNFTTYAIGSAVVGAIGALGGIVLSALFNLPSGPSIVIVQLAVFLSAIALSHLTIPSPFSRRLG, encoded by the coding sequence ATGGTATTAGAAACAGAACTATCACGGGCGATCGAACTCTTCCAATTTGCCTTTATGCAACGGGCGCTTATGGGAGGAGTCTTAATGGGAGTTATGGGGGGACTTTTGGGCAGTTTTACCATTTTGCGGCAACTGTCATTTTTTAGTGATGCCCTAGGGCACTCGGCCCTATTGGGAATAAGTTTAGGGCTATTATTAGGACTCAATCCATCATTTGTAATTTTGCCCTTTGCCGTTATTTTTGCCCTCGTAGTCAATACGTTTCTAGAGCGTACCCAACTGTGGACGGATGCTTTACTCAATATTGTTTATTCTTCATCTTTAGCCCTTGCGATTATCACCCTCAGCCTGATTGGGCAATACAAAGGGGGCATCAATAACTTACTCTTTGGCGATATTTTAGCCCTGCAAAACTTCGATCTGATCCTCAGCTCCGTTCTCTTATTGATCTGTATCGGATTTATTGGTTTAACTGTGCGAACCCAGATGATGGTGACCCTTCATGAACCCATGGCGATCGCCCGTGGTGTATCTGTCCAGTCCCATCGTACCGCCTTTATTGTCCTCCTTTCCTTAGTTGTTGGCGTTGCGATCAAGGCGATCGGAGTCCTATTAGTGAGCGCGTTTATCGTTATTCCCGCATGTTCTGCTCGTTTACTGACTCACAACTTCACCACTTATGCCATCGGTTCTGCTGTTGTAGGTGCGATCGGCGCTCTCGGTGGCATTGTTCTCTCGGCTCTATTTAACCTCCCTTCCGGCCCCAGTATTGTGATCGTGCAACTGGCCGTGTTCTTGAGTGCGATCGCCCTGTCCCATCTAACAATACCTTCGCCATTTTCCCGTAGGTTGGGTTGA